The Oscillospiraceae bacterium genome has a segment encoding these proteins:
- a CDS encoding FAD-dependent oxidoreductase, which produces MKYDVVIVGAGPAGIFTAIEMLRHGSKKKILIIEKGKAIENRACPKTKTKKCMNCQPYCHITTGFSGAGAFSDGKLSLSYEVGGDLPSLIGADLAQDTIDYTDKIYLEFGADTHIEGLENTDEVKAIRKRAIQAGLKLVDCPIRHLGTEKAREIYYAMEQYLLENGVEIIFGVECNNIILSGTKCEGVILTENGTQREIRADHTIVATGRRGAEWLEKICAEHNIAHQPGTVDIGVRVECRNEVMEKVNEALYESKLIGYPKPFKNKVRTFCQNPGGFVAQENYDNDLAVVNGHSYKELKSDNTNLAILCSHNFSYPFNQPIAYAQKVGELTNMLAAGHILVQRFGDILDGKRTWEKELAQSNVRPTLPDAVAGDITAAMPYRAMTNIINFIQAMDHVVPGFASYETLLYSPELKFYSNRIKMDTDFNTSVEGLHCLGDSSGWTRGLMMASVMGVIMGRKLL; this is translated from the coding sequence ATGAAGTATGATGTAGTCATCGTCGGCGCCGGCCCTGCCGGGATCTTTACCGCCATTGAGATGCTGCGCCACGGCAGCAAAAAGAAGATCTTGATTATTGAGAAAGGTAAGGCCATTGAGAACCGTGCCTGCCCCAAGACCAAAACCAAGAAGTGCATGAACTGCCAGCCCTACTGCCACATTACCACCGGCTTTTCCGGCGCAGGTGCCTTCTCGGACGGCAAGCTGTCCCTGAGCTATGAGGTAGGCGGCGATTTGCCCTCCCTGATCGGTGCGGACCTGGCGCAGGATACCATTGATTATACGGACAAGATCTACCTGGAGTTCGGTGCAGATACCCACATCGAGGGCCTGGAGAATACGGACGAGGTGAAGGCCATTCGCAAGCGGGCCATTCAGGCCGGGCTGAAGCTGGTGGATTGCCCCATTCGCCACCTGGGCACGGAAAAGGCAAGAGAGATCTACTACGCCATGGAGCAGTATTTGCTGGAGAATGGGGTAGAGATCATCTTTGGCGTGGAGTGCAACAATATTATCCTCTCCGGCACCAAGTGCGAGGGTGTGATCCTGACGGAAAACGGCACCCAGCGGGAGATCCGGGCGGATCATACCATTGTGGCCACCGGCCGTCGCGGCGCCGAGTGGCTGGAGAAGATCTGTGCCGAGCACAACATTGCCCACCAGCCGGGCACCGTAGACATCGGTGTGCGCGTGGAGTGCCGCAATGAGGTGATGGAAAAGGTCAACGAGGCCCTGTACGAAAGCAAGCTCATTGGCTATCCAAAGCCCTTTAAGAACAAGGTGCGCACCTTCTGCCAGAACCCGGGCGGCTTTGTGGCTCAGGAGAATTACGACAACGACCTGGCGGTGGTCAACGGCCATTCCTATAAGGAATTGAAGTCGGACAATACCAACTTGGCGATCCTGTGCTCCCACAATTTCAGCTATCCCTTTAACCAGCCCATTGCCTATGCGCAAAAGGTGGGCGAGCTGACCAATATGCTGGCAGCGGGTCACATTTTGGTGCAGCGCTTTGGTGATATTCTGGACGGCAAGCGTACCTGGGAAAAGGAGTTGGCCCAGTCCAATGTGCGCCCCACTTTGCCGGACGCTGTGGCCGGCGACATTACCGCCGCCATGCCTTACCGGGCCATGACCAATATTATTAACTTTATCCAGGCTATGGACCATGTGGTGCCGGGCTTTGCCTCTTATGAAACGCTGCTGTATTCCCCGGAGTTGAAGTTCTATTCCAACCGGATTAAGATGGACACGGACTTTAACACCAGCGTAGAGGGCCTGCACTGCCTGGGCGACTCCAGCGGCTGGACCCGCGGGTTAATGATGGCCTCTGTGATGGGCGTCATTATGGGCCGCAAACTGCTGTAA
- a CDS encoding adenylosuccinate synthase → MIRAIVGANWGDEGKGKITDMFAAKSDIVIRFQGGANAGHTIINEHGRFAFHLMPSGVCYDHTTCIIGNGVALDINKFITELEDVKAAGLNPHLLVSERCQILMPYHILLDTYEEERLGKNAFGSTKSGIAPFFSDKFSKIGIQVNELFDEEELRAKLENICTLKNLVLEHVYHKPLLNVDDLFATCMEYRDKIAPYVCDTHAYLQKAVQEGKNILLEGQLGTLKDPDFGIYPMVTSSSTLAGYGAVGAGLPPHKIEDIVVVTKAYSSAVGAGEFVSEILDEDKAQELRVHGGDKGEFGATTGRPRRVGWFDCVATRYGVECQGATQVVMTALDCLSYLEEIPVCVGYEVDGKVIKDFPVTHILKDCKPVLKTLKGWHCNIRGIQNFEDLPQEAKDYVAFIEQEIGHKITMVSNGPEREAILPRA, encoded by the coding sequence ATGATTAGAGCGATCGTTGGCGCCAACTGGGGCGACGAGGGTAAAGGCAAGATCACGGATATGTTTGCTGCCAAGAGCGATATTGTTATTCGCTTTCAGGGCGGCGCAAATGCGGGACACACCATCATTAACGAGCATGGGCGCTTTGCATTCCACCTGATGCCTTCCGGCGTGTGCTACGACCACACCACCTGCATCATCGGCAACGGCGTGGCGCTGGATATTAACAAGTTTATCACGGAGCTGGAGGATGTAAAGGCTGCCGGGCTGAACCCGCACCTGTTGGTCAGCGAGCGCTGCCAGATTCTCATGCCCTATCACATTTTGCTGGATACTTATGAGGAGGAGCGCTTGGGCAAGAACGCCTTTGGCTCCACCAAGAGCGGCATTGCCCCGTTCTTTAGCGACAAGTTCTCCAAGATCGGTATTCAGGTGAACGAGCTGTTTGACGAGGAAGAGCTGCGTGCCAAGCTGGAAAATATCTGCACCTTAAAGAACTTAGTGCTGGAGCATGTGTATCACAAACCGCTGTTGAATGTAGACGATCTGTTTGCCACCTGCATGGAGTATAGAGACAAGATCGCTCCCTATGTGTGCGACACCCACGCCTACCTGCAAAAGGCGGTGCAAGAGGGCAAAAATATTTTGCTGGAGGGCCAGCTGGGCACTTTGAAGGACCCGGATTTCGGCATTTATCCCATGGTTACCTCCTCCTCTACTTTGGCCGGTTACGGTGCCGTCGGCGCCGGGCTGCCGCCCCACAAGATCGAGGATATTGTGGTGGTCACCAAGGCCTATTCCTCCGCCGTTGGCGCCGGGGAATTTGTGTCTGAGATCTTGGATGAGGACAAGGCCCAGGAACTGCGGGTCCACGGCGGCGACAAGGGCGAGTTCGGCGCTACCACCGGCAGACCTCGCCGTGTGGGCTGGTTTGACTGTGTGGCTACCCGCTACGGCGTAGAGTGCCAGGGCGCCACCCAGGTGGTGATGACTGCGCTGGACTGCCTGTCTTATTTGGAAGAGATCCCTGTTTGTGTAGGCTATGAGGTTGACGGCAAGGTCATTAAGGACTTCCCGGTCACCCATATCCTCAAGGACTGCAAGCCGGTGCTGAAGACCTTAAAGGGTTGGCACTGCAACATTCGCGGGATCCAGAATTTTGAGGACCTGCCCCAGGAGGCCAAGGACTATGTGGCCTTTATTGAGCAGGAGATCGGCCATAAGATTACCATGGTATCTAATGGTCCGGAGCGTGAGGCAATCCTGCCCAGAGCATAA
- a CDS encoding helix-turn-helix domain-containing protein gives MSLRYPKLLRQLRTEAHKSQAELAEVLGTSQTMYARYERGANALPLRHLLTLCEYYDVSADYLLGRTAHRQNPNLL, from the coding sequence ATGAGCCTGCGTTATCCAAAGCTGCTACGCCAGCTGCGTACAGAGGCGCATAAAAGTCAGGCGGAATTGGCAGAGGTGCTGGGCACCTCCCAGACCATGTACGCCCGCTATGAGCGTGGCGCCAATGCCCTGCCTCTGCGCCACTTGCTGACCCTGTGCGAGTATTACGATGTGTCCGCCGATTACCTGCTGGGACGCACCGCCCACCGGCAAAATCCCAATTTGTTATAA
- a CDS encoding amino acid ABC transporter ATP-binding protein, with protein MAFLEVKNLQKRFGNTEVLKGIDFSLEKGDVLVIIGSSGSGKTTLLRCLNFLETPSGGSIAVDGQTLLDANDAATLSDKEIRKNRLHFGLVFQQFNLFPQYKVMDNLTLAPKLALHEQVKAAKKAGKNAKAFKQAQEQALEQNAKSLLERVGLADKADAYPCQLSGGQQQRVAIARALAMSPDILCFDEPTSALDPELTGEVLNVIRSLKTGNSTMIVVTHEMEFARHVADQVLFMADGVIAESGTPDDLFNHPKSPALQAFLSKAQNK; from the coding sequence ATGGCATTTTTAGAAGTTAAGAATTTGCAAAAGCGCTTTGGCAATACCGAGGTGCTCAAAGGCATTGACTTTTCGCTGGAAAAGGGCGATGTACTGGTGATCATCGGCTCTTCCGGCAGCGGCAAGACCACCTTGCTGCGGTGCCTGAACTTTTTGGAGACCCCCAGCGGCGGCTCCATCGCCGTGGACGGGCAGACGCTGCTGGACGCAAACGACGCCGCCACCCTGTCCGATAAAGAAATTCGCAAAAACCGCCTGCACTTTGGCCTGGTATTCCAGCAGTTCAACCTGTTTCCCCAGTACAAGGTGATGGACAACCTGACCCTGGCACCAAAGTTGGCGCTGCACGAGCAGGTGAAAGCCGCCAAAAAGGCCGGTAAAAACGCCAAGGCCTTTAAGCAGGCGCAAGAACAGGCACTGGAGCAGAACGCCAAGAGCCTGCTGGAGCGGGTGGGTCTGGCAGACAAAGCCGACGCCTATCCCTGCCAGCTGAGCGGCGGGCAGCAGCAGCGGGTTGCCATTGCCCGGGCGCTGGCCATGTCGCCGGATATTCTGTGCTTTGACGAGCCCACTTCCGCCCTGGATCCGGAGCTAACCGGCGAGGTGCTGAATGTAATCCGCAGCCTAAAAACCGGCAACAGCACCATGATCGTGGTGACCCATGAGATGGAATTTGCCCGCCATGTGGCGGACCAGGTGCTCTTTATGGCAGACGGTGTGATTGCCGAAAGCGGCACTCCGGACGATCTGTTCAATCATCCCAAAAGCCCGGCGTTGCAAGCCTTTCTCAGCAAGGCACAGAACAAATGA
- a CDS encoding amino acid ABC transporter permease, with protein MFWQVTQQLLEGFESTLKLFCITLVAALPLGLIISFGSMSKFRPLKWLCKTLIWIIRGTPLVLQMIIVYYGPGLVGNWAQNLENPNAFITWLAGWTVFDRFVAVSVAFIINYACYFSEIFRGGIEAIPKGQYEAGQVLGMTRNQIFRKVVFMQVVKRIIPPMSNEIITLVKDTSLARVISVYEIIWAGEKFMKLDGLLWPLFYTGVFYLIFCGILTVLFNRLEKKLDYYKG; from the coding sequence ATGTTCTGGCAAGTTACACAGCAACTGCTGGAGGGCTTTGAGTCCACCTTAAAGCTCTTTTGCATCACGCTGGTTGCCGCTCTGCCCTTGGGGCTGATCATCAGCTTTGGCTCCATGAGCAAGTTCCGTCCCTTAAAGTGGCTGTGCAAAACACTCATCTGGATCATCAGAGGTACGCCCCTGGTGCTCCAGATGATTATTGTTTATTACGGCCCGGGACTGGTAGGCAACTGGGCGCAAAATTTAGAAAATCCAAACGCTTTCATCACCTGGCTGGCCGGGTGGACGGTGTTTGACCGCTTTGTGGCGGTATCCGTGGCGTTTATCATCAACTACGCCTGCTATTTTTCTGAGATCTTTCGCGGCGGCATCGAGGCCATTCCCAAGGGTCAGTACGAGGCCGGTCAGGTGCTGGGCATGACCCGCAACCAGATCTTCCGTAAAGTTGTCTTTATGCAGGTGGTAAAGCGGATTATTCCGCCTATGAGCAACGAGATTATCACTCTGGTGAAGGACACTTCCCTGGCCCGCGTCATCTCCGTTTACGAGATTATTTGGGCAGGCGAAAAGTTTATGAAGCTGGACGGCCTGCTGTGGCCGCTGTTCTACACCGGCGTGTTCTACCTGATCTTCTGCGGCATTCTCACGGTGCTCTTTAACCGGCTGGAGAAGAAGCTGGACTACTACAAGGGGTGA
- a CDS encoding transporter substrate-binding domain-containing protein yields the protein MRKMKKVLSLVLSLVLVCGIVAGFAACSGNKENNKKEDTTAQSDLAKIQAAGVLKVGITEYEPMNYKDKNGEWTGFDTEFAQALGEKLGVKVQFVEINWNNKYNELSSGAVDCLWNGMTITDEGKKAASITNAYAENAQVVVMKQSEVGKYKTTDDLKNLKSIAIEGGSAGEKAAQAAGLTNTVVSDSQALALTEVTSGSADACIIDLTMANAMTGEGTGNKNLTYSIKLEAEEYGIAFRKGSDMAAKTNEVMAGLMKDGTLDKLAKKYQIVLIKDADNK from the coding sequence ATGCGCAAGATGAAAAAAGTGCTTTCTCTGGTGCTGAGCCTGGTACTGGTGTGCGGCATTGTGGCCGGCTTCGCCGCCTGCTCCGGCAACAAAGAGAACAACAAAAAGGAAGACACCACCGCCCAGTCCGATCTGGCCAAGATCCAGGCTGCCGGTGTGCTGAAAGTGGGCATCACCGAGTACGAGCCCATGAACTACAAGGACAAGAACGGCGAGTGGACCGGCTTTGACACCGAGTTTGCTCAGGCGCTGGGCGAGAAGCTGGGCGTGAAGGTTCAGTTCGTAGAGATTAACTGGAACAACAAGTATAACGAGCTGTCCTCCGGTGCAGTGGACTGCCTGTGGAACGGTATGACCATTACCGACGAGGGCAAAAAGGCCGCCAGCATTACCAACGCCTATGCCGAGAACGCGCAGGTGGTCGTAATGAAACAGTCCGAAGTGGGCAAATACAAGACCACCGATGATTTGAAGAACTTGAAGTCCATTGCCATAGAAGGCGGTTCCGCCGGTGAAAAGGCTGCCCAGGCCGCCGGTCTCACCAACACCGTGGTATCCGACAGCCAGGCACTGGCTCTGACCGAGGTGACCTCCGGCTCTGCAGACGCCTGCATCATTGATCTGACCATGGCCAACGCCATGACCGGCGAGGGCACCGGCAACAAGAACCTGACTTACAGCATCAAGCTGGAGGCTGAGGAGTACGGCATTGCTTTCCGCAAAGGCTCCGACATGGCCGCCAAGACCAATGAGGTGATGGCCGGTTTGATGAAGGACGGCACCCTGGACAAGCTGGCCAAGAAGTACCAGATCGTACTCATCAAGGACGCAGACAACAAATAA
- a CDS encoding iron-containing alcohol dehydrogenase family protein, whose amino-acid sequence MNWNFHLPVELVFGSGTRHEIKSYIEKIGGTRGVLVCGKSFLRNGTADAFLQAADGALVSVFSDIRPNPTTGNVNACAAEMRRVEADFAVALGGGSPMDCCKAACAIARGTDNIEPYHNGDKPVTAEEAIPMIAFATTAGTASEVTNISVLTNVAAGVKKPMNHPAMYPKIAVVDPELTLTVPPQVTASTGLDVLCHAVESYWSVNHQPVCAACSVHAARLVFDWLEKAYRDGNDLEAREKMAEASIVAGVAFSHPRTTGSHACSFPLTNLYGMPHGEACAFTLDYFIRFNAEHADGDGRITALARDCGFDSPAAMADAVHGMKNRMGMRTNLCELGVESDAEIRALAHQSMSMLMTLNPVPLTEENIYQMFCALK is encoded by the coding sequence ATGAACTGGAATTTTCACCTGCCGGTGGAGCTGGTTTTCGGCAGCGGCACCCGGCATGAAATCAAGTCGTATATAGAGAAGATCGGCGGCACGCGTGGCGTGCTGGTGTGCGGCAAGAGCTTTTTGCGAAATGGCACCGCAGACGCCTTTTTGCAGGCGGCGGATGGCGCTTTAGTGTCCGTATTCAGCGATATTCGCCCCAATCCCACTACGGGGAATGTGAACGCCTGCGCGGCAGAAATGCGGCGGGTCGAGGCGGATTTTGCGGTAGCGCTGGGCGGCGGCTCGCCCATGGACTGTTGCAAGGCGGCCTGCGCCATTGCCCGGGGAACGGACAATATTGAACCGTACCATAACGGCGACAAGCCGGTGACGGCAGAGGAGGCCATTCCCATGATTGCCTTTGCTACCACCGCCGGTACAGCCTCCGAGGTGACCAATATCAGCGTGCTGACCAATGTGGCAGCCGGGGTGAAAAAACCCATGAACCACCCGGCCATGTACCCCAAGATTGCTGTGGTAGACCCGGAGTTGACCTTAACGGTGCCGCCCCAGGTGACCGCCTCCACCGGACTGGATGTGCTGTGCCACGCGGTGGAGAGTTACTGGAGCGTGAACCACCAGCCGGTATGTGCTGCCTGCTCCGTGCATGCGGCGCGACTGGTGTTTGACTGGCTGGAAAAGGCCTACCGGGACGGCAACGACCTGGAGGCTCGGGAGAAGATGGCGGAGGCGTCTATTGTGGCCGGCGTGGCCTTTAGTCACCCCCGCACCACCGGCTCCCACGCCTGCTCCTTCCCGCTGACCAATTTGTACGGTATGCCCCACGGCGAAGCCTGCGCCTTTACCCTGGACTACTTTATCCGCTTTAACGCGGAGCACGCAGACGGGGACGGCCGGATTACCGCCCTTGCCCGGGATTGCGGGTTTGACAGCCCGGCAGCCATGGCGGACGCGGTGCACGGTATGAAAAACAGAATGGGCATGCGCACCAATCTGTGCGAGCTGGGGGTAGAGAGCGATGCGGAGATCCGCGCCCTGGCCCACCAGAGTATGTCCATGCTGATGACCTTAAACCCGGTGCCTTTGACAGAAGAGAATATTTACCAAATGTTCTGCGCCTTAAAGTAA
- a CDS encoding 2-C-methyl-D-erythritol 4-phosphate cytidylyltransferase, producing MVYGVVLAGGVGSRMGGDKPKQYLTVKDKPIIIYTIEKFISVPQLEKILVLCPSKWVEHTKNLIAKHIAPAADRVAVIEGGSTRNETIMNAIRYIENEGNLNDDTIIVTHDSVRPFVTYRIIEENIAAAEQFGACDTVIPATDTIVESRDHQVISAIPDRSVMYQGQTPQSFRATKLKKLYETLTEEEKEILTDAAKIFVIKGEPVALVQGETYNMKITYPYDLRVAKSLLEDETHD from the coding sequence ATGGTTTATGGCGTTGTATTGGCCGGCGGCGTCGGCTCCCGAATGGGCGGGGACAAGCCCAAGCAGTATTTAACGGTAAAGGACAAGCCCATTATCATTTATACCATTGAGAAGTTTATCTCCGTGCCCCAACTGGAGAAGATTTTGGTGCTGTGCCCCTCCAAGTGGGTGGAGCACACCAAGAATTTGATTGCCAAGCACATTGCTCCCGCAGCGGACCGTGTGGCGGTGATCGAGGGCGGTTCTACCCGTAACGAGACGATTATGAATGCTATTCGCTACATTGAGAACGAGGGTAATTTGAACGACGATACCATTATCGTCACCCACGACAGCGTGCGTCCCTTTGTGACCTATCGGATCATTGAGGAGAACATTGCGGCGGCGGAGCAGTTCGGCGCCTGCGACACGGTGATTCCTGCCACGGACACCATTGTGGAGAGCCGGGACCACCAGGTGATCTCTGCGATTCCGGATCGATCCGTCATGTATCAGGGCCAGACCCCCCAGTCCTTCCGCGCCACCAAGCTGAAGAAGCTGTACGAGACCCTCACCGAGGAGGAGAAGGAAATTCTCACGGACGCTGCCAAAATTTTCGTTATCAAGGGTGAGCCGGTGGCGCTGGTGCAGGGCGAGACCTACAATATGAAGATCACTTATCCTTACGATCTGCGGGTGGCAAAATCCCTGTTGGAGGACGAGACCCATGATTAA
- a CDS encoding alcohol dehydrogenase catalytic domain-containing protein: MINTVYRLVAPRRFEIAFEDIDLFGDNAIVRPTNLSICNADMRYYLGTRDAKVLAEKLPMALIHEGVGVVMRDPSGKFAPGDRVVMVPNCPTETDDYIGENYLRSSKFCGSSMDGFLQEYVEISPRRLVKLPQDINMNVAAFTEIVSVAVHAISRFDKIAHARRDAIGVWGDGNLAYIVSLFLKKTFPDSKVYVFGLNDDKLADFTFADGAYKTTEVPEGFTMDHAFECVGGNGSPIAIEQIIGLIKPEATLSILGVSEYPVPINTRMILEKGLRVFGSSRSGVADFEKTVQMYQQYPEIIDYLGNLISSVNVVRTTTDIKQAFEKDTQKAFGKTIMVWQE, from the coding sequence ATGATTAACACCGTCTACCGTTTGGTGGCGCCCCGCCGGTTTGAGATCGCCTTTGAGGACATTGACCTGTTTGGCGACAATGCCATTGTGCGCCCCACCAATCTTTCCATCTGCAACGCAGATATGCGTTATTATCTGGGCACCCGGGATGCCAAGGTGCTGGCCGAGAAGCTGCCCATGGCTCTGATTCATGAGGGCGTGGGCGTCGTTATGCGAGACCCCAGCGGCAAATTCGCTCCCGGCGATCGGGTGGTGATGGTGCCCAATTGTCCTACGGAGACCGATGATTATATCGGCGAGAACTATTTGCGCTCCTCCAAGTTCTGCGGCTCGTCTATGGACGGCTTTTTGCAGGAGTATGTGGAGATTTCGCCTCGGCGGCTGGTGAAGCTGCCCCAGGACATCAATATGAATGTGGCGGCGTTTACGGAGATCGTGTCCGTAGCGGTGCACGCCATTTCTCGGTTTGACAAGATCGCCCACGCCCGGCGGGATGCCATCGGCGTTTGGGGCGACGGCAATTTGGCGTATATTGTCTCCCTGTTTTTGAAAAAGACTTTTCCGGACAGCAAGGTGTATGTGTTTGGCCTGAATGACGATAAGCTGGCGGACTTTACCTTTGCCGACGGGGCGTATAAGACCACGGAGGTGCCGGAGGGCTTTACCATGGACCACGCCTTTGAGTGTGTCGGCGGCAACGGCTCTCCCATTGCCATTGAGCAGATCATCGGGCTGATCAAGCCGGAGGCTACTCTTTCCATTTTGGGCGTCAGCGAGTACCCGGTGCCTATCAATACCCGCATGATTTTGGAAAAGGGGCTGCGTGTGTTCGGCTCCTCTCGCAGCGGCGTGGCGGATTTTGAAAAGACGGTGCAGATGTACCAGCAGTACCCGGAGATCATTGATTACTTAGGCAACCTGATCAGCTCCGTCAATGTGGTGCGCACCACCACGGACATTAAGCAGGCGTTTGAGAAGGACACCCAAAAGGCCTTTGGCAAAACCATTATGGTTTGGCAGGAATAA
- a CDS encoding ATP-binding cassette domain-containing protein, whose translation MLKLDGVHKKFKSALVAEKISVDLGPCTYGLLGRNGSGKTTLLRCITRVEKVNGGRIVYTDGDGREVKDYLDHIGYLPQNFDVFPELTAYEVLQFFANLKGYKITEAEIDHLLEILNLSPQRDMTVKTLSGGMKRRLGIAQALIGDPDVLLLDEPTAGLDPEERLNFKNVIRRIKGDRCVVLSTHIITDIESLCDRILVLCDGRITAFDSCGALADVARGKVYAVENTADLATPFHSMGPVTVDGKAYEKIISKAPLDAPALEPTVEDGYICFIEKLS comes from the coding sequence ATGCTAAAGCTTGACGGTGTACATAAAAAATTCAAATCCGCCTTGGTGGCGGAGAAGATCAGCGTAGACCTGGGGCCGTGCACCTACGGCCTGCTGGGTCGCAACGGCAGCGGCAAAACCACCCTGCTGCGCTGCATTACCCGGGTGGAAAAGGTAAACGGCGGTCGCATTGTTTACACGGACGGGGACGGCCGGGAGGTGAAGGATTATTTGGACCATATCGGCTACCTGCCCCAGAACTTTGATGTGTTCCCGGAGCTGACCGCCTATGAGGTGCTGCAATTCTTTGCCAACTTAAAGGGCTACAAGATCACAGAGGCGGAGATCGACCACTTGCTGGAGATCCTGAACCTGTCGCCCCAGCGGGATATGACGGTCAAGACCCTGTCCGGCGGTATGAAGCGGCGGCTGGGCATTGCCCAGGCGCTGATCGGCGACCCGGATGTGCTGCTGCTGGACGAACCTACGGCGGGACTGGACCCGGAGGAACGGCTGAACTTTAAGAATGTGATCCGCCGGATCAAGGGGGATCGGTGCGTGGTGCTGTCCACCCATATCATCACGGATATTGAGTCTCTGTGTGACCGCATTTTGGTGCTGTGCGACGGCCGGATCACCGCCTTTGACTCCTGCGGTGCGCTGGCAGATGTGGCCCGGGGCAAGGTGTATGCGGTGGAGAACACGGCCGATCTTGCCACGCCGTTCCACTCCATGGGGCCGGTGACGGTGGACGGCAAAGCGTATGAAAAGATCATCAGCAAGGCGCCCCTGGACGCGCCGGCGCTGGAGCCTACGGTAGAGGACGGATATATATGCTTTATCGAAAAATTAAGCTGA
- a CDS encoding PadR family transcriptional regulator, whose amino-acid sequence MKISKELSTGTLPMLVLSVLGSEDLYGYRIIKILEARSDNAFSLKEGTLYPILHALEQEGCLESYWDASTGRKKKYYHITKKGRKLLESKKAEFTAFSDTVQKVLSFA is encoded by the coding sequence ATGAAGATCAGCAAGGAACTGTCCACCGGCACGCTGCCTATGCTGGTGCTCTCTGTACTGGGGAGCGAGGATTTGTACGGTTATCGGATCATCAAGATCCTGGAGGCCCGCAGCGACAATGCCTTTTCGCTGAAAGAGGGCACTTTGTATCCCATTTTGCACGCGCTGGAGCAGGAGGGCTGCCTGGAGAGCTACTGGGACGCGTCCACCGGACGCAAGAAAAAATACTACCATATTACAAAGAAAGGGCGCAAGCTGCTGGAGAGCAAAAAGGCGGAGTTCACCGCTTTCTCCGACACGGTACAGAAAGTATTGTCATTTGCATAA